The nucleotide window GCAACGGCTACGGTTTTAATATTTACATTAATTATTGCTGTTTATCTTTGGGGGTTAGATTTACTATTTGCAAAAATAATTACCTTCATATTAGAGAGGTAGAGAGTGGATGTCTGAAGAAAACTTAACACATCAAGATAATTTAGAAAATCAAGAAGCACAAGAAGAAAAAAAATGGTATGCTTTATATACTCAATCAAATTTAGAAATAAAAGCTAAAGAAAACTTTTTGAAAAATTTACAGCTTAACGGTTTAGACTATTTAGTAGACGAAGTAATAGTACCAGCGGAAGAAAAAGTAGTAATTAAAGCTCAAGGAAAAGAAAAATATAGATTATCTTTGAAAGGGCAAAACAGGGAAATTCCTGTTGAGGGCAAAAAAGGAATTACAAAGTTTTTGATAGAAGATGGAACAGTAAGAGTATTAGAGAGTGTAGAAGGGGACGAAGATTGTGTAGCTCACAGCCCAATTTTTAAACCTGGACAAAAGATAAGTTGTAAAGAAAATAGAACTGAAGCAAGAATAGTTTTAGAAAATAAAATATTTCCTGGATACATACTCATAAAAGCAAAATTAACAGATGATTTGATAGATTTAGTAAAGAAAACTCCTTATTTGATAGGTTTTGTAAGTGCAGGTGGAGTTCCAGTACCATTAGATGAAAAAGATGTTATGAAAGTATTATCACAGATACAAAAAGGAACTCCAAAAGTTAAAAAATTACTCTTTACAAAAGGAGATATGATAAGAGTTATAGAAGGTCCTTTTATGAACTTTACAGGTACTGTTGATGAAGTATTCCCAGATAAAGAGAAATTAATAGCTTTAATAACTATATTTGGAAGAGCAACACCGGTTGAACTTGAATTCTCCCAAGTGGAGAAAATTTAGCCTGTCGGTTCAATCTGGTAATTTTTTGACAG belongs to Sulfurihydrogenibium subterraneum DSM 15120 and includes:
- the secE gene encoding preprotein translocase subunit SecE, encoding MKKYIQFIKEVYEELKKVTWPSTDLVKTATATVLIFTLIIAVYLWGLDLLFAKIITFILER
- the nusG gene encoding transcription termination/antitermination protein NusG gives rise to the protein MSEENLTHQDNLENQEAQEEKKWYALYTQSNLEIKAKENFLKNLQLNGLDYLVDEVIVPAEEKVVIKAQGKEKYRLSLKGQNREIPVEGKKGITKFLIEDGTVRVLESVEGDEDCVAHSPIFKPGQKISCKENRTEARIVLENKIFPGYILIKAKLTDDLIDLVKKTPYLIGFVSAGGVPVPLDEKDVMKVLSQIQKGTPKVKKLLFTKGDMIRVIEGPFMNFTGTVDEVFPDKEKLIALITIFGRATPVELEFSQVEKI